From the genome of Phyllostomus discolor isolate MPI-MPIP mPhyDis1 chromosome 12, mPhyDis1.pri.v3, whole genome shotgun sequence, one region includes:
- the KDELR1 gene encoding ER lumen protein-retaining receptor 1, giving the protein MNLFRFLGDLSHLLAIILLLLKIWKSRSCAGISGKSQVLFAVVFTARYLDLFTNYISLYNTCMKVVYIACSFTTVWMIYSKFKATYDGNHDTFRVEFLVVPTAILAFLVNHDFTPLEILWTFSIYLESVAILPQLFMVSKTGEAETITSHYLFALGVYRTLYLFNWIWRYHFEGFFDLIAIVAGLVQTVLYCDFFYLYITKVLKGKKLSLPA; this is encoded by the exons ATGAATCTCTTCCGATTCCTGGGAGACCTCTCCCACCTCCTAGCCATCATTTTGCTACTGCTCAAAATCTGGAAGTCCCGCTCGTGTGCCG GGATTTCAGGGAAGAGCCAGGTCCTGTTTGCTGTGGTGTTCACTGCCCGCTACCTGGACCTTTTCACCAACTACATCTCGCTGTACAACACATGCATGAAG GTGGTCTATATTGCCTGCTCCTTCACCACAGTCTGGATGATTTACAGCAAGTTCAAAGCCACTTATGATGGGAACCACGACACGTTCCGGGTGGAGTTTCTCGTTGTGCCCACAGCCATCCTTGCGTTCCTGGTCAACCATGACTTTACCCCTCTGGAG ATCCTCTGGACCTTCTCCATCTACCTGGAGTCGGTGGCCATCCTGCCGCAGCTCTTCATGGTGAGCAAGACGGGCGAGGCGGAGACCATCACCAGCCACTACCTGTTCGCGCTGGGCGTCTACCGCACGCTCTATCTCTTCAACTGGATCTGGCGCTACCACTTCGAGGGTTTCTTCGACCTCATTGCCATTGTGGCCGGCCTGGTCCAGACGGTCCTCTACTGCGATTTCTTCTACCTCTACATCACCAAAG TCCTGAAGGGGAAGAAGCTGAGTTTGCCAGCGTAG
- the SYNGR4 gene encoding synaptogyrin-4 isoform X1 gives MHIPESLQDLADSEAVRFLKRPKTVGRIFAGVFSLIVFSSLLTDGYQNKTDSSQLQCILNSNHVACSFAVGAGLLSFLSCLAFLALDAHENRIASTRFKTAFQLLDFILAVVWVGTWFLGFCFLANQWQHSPPKQFLLGSSSAKAAITFAFFSILIWIFQAHLALQDLRNDAPVPYKRSLDEGGLVLTTLSPPSASSPINMPTAGPNSMSYASSALSPYLTTPKVPRLAMMPDN, from the exons ATGCACATCCCCGAAAGCCTCCAGGACCTGGCTGACAGCGAAGCCGTGCGGTTTCTGAAGAGGCCCAAGACGGTCGGGAGGATCTTTGCAGGG GTCTTCTCCCTCATCGTCTTCTCCTCCCTGCTGACCGACGGCTACCAGAACAAGACGGACTCCTCACAGCTCCAGTGCATCCTCAACAGCAACCACGTGGCCTGCAGCTTCGCTGTGGGTGCTGGCCTCCTGTCCTTCCTCAGCTGCCTGGCCTTCCTGGCCCTGGACGCCCATGAGAACCGCATCGCCAGCACCCGCTTCAAGACGGCCTTCCAGCTCCTGGACTTCATCCTGGCTG TTGTCTGGGTAGGCACCTGGTTCTTGGGGTTCTGCTTCCTGGCCAACCAGTGGCAGCACTCGCCACCCAAACAGTTCCTCCTGGGGAGCAGCAGCGCCAAGGCCGCCATCACCTTCGCCTTCTTCTCCATCCTCATCTGG ATATTCCAGGCCCACCTGGCCCTCCAGGACCTCCGCAACGACGCGCCGGTCCCCTACAAGCGCTCCCTGGACGAGGGTGGCCTCGTGCTGACCACCCTCTCCCCgccctctgcctccagccccaTCAACATGCCCACCGCTGGCCCCAACAGCATGAGTTACGCCAGCTCCGCCCTGTCCCCCTATCTGACCACCCCGAAGGTGCCCCGCCTCGCCATGATGCCGGACAACTAG
- the SYNGR4 gene encoding synaptogyrin-4 isoform X2, with protein sequence MLLPGFGGSYQLGVAEGVFSLIVFSSLLTDGYQNKTDSSQLQCILNSNHVACSFAVGAGLLSFLSCLAFLALDAHENRIASTRFKTAFQLLDFILAVVWVGTWFLGFCFLANQWQHSPPKQFLLGSSSAKAAITFAFFSILIWIFQAHLALQDLRNDAPVPYKRSLDEGGLVLTTLSPPSASSPINMPTAGPNSMSYASSALSPYLTTPKVPRLAMMPDN encoded by the exons ATGTTGTTGCCTGGGTTTGGTGGCAGCTACCAGCTTGGGGTGGCAGAAGGG GTCTTCTCCCTCATCGTCTTCTCCTCCCTGCTGACCGACGGCTACCAGAACAAGACGGACTCCTCACAGCTCCAGTGCATCCTCAACAGCAACCACGTGGCCTGCAGCTTCGCTGTGGGTGCTGGCCTCCTGTCCTTCCTCAGCTGCCTGGCCTTCCTGGCCCTGGACGCCCATGAGAACCGCATCGCCAGCACCCGCTTCAAGACGGCCTTCCAGCTCCTGGACTTCATCCTGGCTG TTGTCTGGGTAGGCACCTGGTTCTTGGGGTTCTGCTTCCTGGCCAACCAGTGGCAGCACTCGCCACCCAAACAGTTCCTCCTGGGGAGCAGCAGCGCCAAGGCCGCCATCACCTTCGCCTTCTTCTCCATCCTCATCTGG ATATTCCAGGCCCACCTGGCCCTCCAGGACCTCCGCAACGACGCGCCGGTCCCCTACAAGCGCTCCCTGGACGAGGGTGGCCTCGTGCTGACCACCCTCTCCCCgccctctgcctccagccccaTCAACATGCCCACCGCTGGCCCCAACAGCATGAGTTACGCCAGCTCCGCCCTGTCCCCCTATCTGACCACCCCGAAGGTGCCCCGCCTCGCCATGATGCCGGACAACTAG